A genomic window from Bacillus mesophilus includes:
- the pyrH gene encoding UMP kinase codes for MTSAKYKRVVLKLSGEALAGDQGFGINPAVIQSIAKQVKEIAEMQVEVAVVVGAGNIWRGKAGSEMGMDRANADYMGMLATVMNSLALQDSLENLGIQTRVQSSIEMRQVAEPYIRRKAIRHLEKGRVVIFAAGTGNPYFSTDTTAALRAAEIEADVILMAKNNVDGVYTADPSIDKTATKYESLSYLDVLKEGLGVMDSTASSLCMDNDISLIVFSIMEEGNIKRAVLGENIGTIVRGK; via the coding sequence ATGACGTCTGCAAAATATAAACGAGTTGTCTTAAAGCTTAGTGGTGAAGCGCTTGCTGGAGATCAAGGTTTTGGAATTAATCCAGCTGTCATACAATCAATTGCAAAACAGGTAAAAGAAATAGCTGAAATGCAAGTAGAAGTAGCAGTTGTGGTAGGTGCTGGAAATATCTGGCGTGGTAAAGCAGGTAGTGAAATGGGAATGGATCGTGCAAATGCAGATTATATGGGCATGCTTGCTACGGTTATGAATTCACTAGCATTGCAAGATAGTCTTGAGAATTTAGGGATTCAAACTAGAGTTCAATCATCGATTGAAATGCGTCAAGTAGCAGAGCCTTATATTCGTAGAAAAGCAATCAGGCATTTGGAGAAGGGGCGGGTTGTCATTTTCGCAGCAGGTACAGGTAACCCTTACTTTTCTACTGATACTACAGCAGCTTTACGAGCAGCTGAAATTGAAGCTGACGTTATATTAATGGCTAAGAATAATGTGGACGGAGTATACACTGCAGATCCTTCCATTGATAAAACAGCTACTAAGTATGAAAGCTTATCTTATCTTGATGTTTTAAAAGAGGGCTTAGGTGTAATGGATTCAACAGCGTCCTCTCTATGTATGGATAACGATATTTCCTTGATTGTTTTTTCAATTATGGAAGAAGGTAATATCAAGCGAGCAGTGTTAGGGGAAAATATTGGAACGATAGTGAGGGGGAAGTAA
- the tsf gene encoding translation elongation factor Ts, translating to MAVTAQMVKELREKTGAGMMDCKKALTETDGDMDKAIDFLREKGIAKAANKSDRIAAEGISAIEVNGNEAVIFEVNSETDFVAKNEGFLNLTRELGSHLLKNKPASIEEALEQKMDNGSSVQEHINTAIAKIGEKLTLRRFSVATKTDNDAFGAYLHMGGRIGVLTVLEGTTDESVAKDIAMHIAAVNPKYVDRSAVTEEEIAREREVLTQQALNEGKPENIVAKMVEGRLGKFFEDICLLDQSFVKDPDQKVRKFVESKGATVKNFVRYEVGEGIEKRQDNFAEEVMNQVNK from the coding sequence ATGGCTGTAACAGCTCAAATGGTAAAAGAATTACGTGAGAAAACTGGCGCTGGAATGATGGATTGTAAAAAAGCATTAACTGAAACTGATGGTGATATGGACAAAGCAATTGATTTCCTACGCGAAAAAGGTATTGCAAAAGCAGCTAATAAGTCTGACCGTATTGCTGCTGAAGGGATTTCTGCAATCGAAGTTAATGGAAATGAAGCTGTAATCTTTGAAGTTAACTCTGAGACTGATTTCGTTGCTAAGAACGAAGGATTCTTAAACTTAACAAGAGAATTGGGTAGTCACCTATTAAAGAACAAGCCTGCTTCTATTGAAGAAGCATTAGAACAAAAAATGGACAATGGTTCAAGTGTTCAAGAACATATTAATACTGCAATTGCTAAAATCGGTGAGAAGTTAACGCTACGTCGTTTCTCTGTTGCTACTAAAACAGACAATGATGCATTTGGTGCTTACTTACACATGGGTGGACGTATTGGTGTATTAACAGTTCTTGAAGGTACAACTGATGAGTCTGTAGCAAAAGATATTGCAATGCATATCGCTGCTGTAAACCCTAAGTATGTTGATAGAAGTGCTGTTACAGAAGAGGAAATTGCACGTGAGCGTGAAGTGTTAACTCAGCAAGCACTTAATGAAGGTAAGCCAGAAAATATCGTTGCAAAAATGGTTGAAGGTCGCCTTGGTAAATTCTTTGAAGACATCTGCTTACTTGACCAAAGCTTTGTAAAAGATCCGGACCAAAAAGTACGCAAGTTTGTTGAAAGCAAAGGTGCTACTGTTAAGAACTTCGTACGTTACGAAGTAGGAGAAGGTATCGAGAAGCGTCAAGATAACTTTGCTGAAGAGGTTATGAACCAGGTTAATAAATAA
- the rpsB gene encoding 30S ribosomal protein S2, protein MSVISMKQLLEAGVHFGHQTRRWNPKMKKYIFTERNGIYIIDLQKTVKKVEEAYNFVKELGANGGTMLFVGTKKQAQDSVKEEAERSGMYFVNQRWLGGTLTNFETIQKRIKRLRDIEKMQEDGTFEVLPKKEVINLKKELDRLEKFLGGIKDMKQLPDALFIIDPRKERIAVAEAHKLNIPIVGIVDTNCDPDEIDYVIPANDDAIRAVKLLTAKIADAILEAKQGEETAPTTA, encoded by the coding sequence ATGTCAGTAATTTCTATGAAGCAATTACTAGAAGCTGGTGTTCACTTTGGTCATCAAACACGCCGTTGGAACCCAAAAATGAAGAAGTACATTTTCACAGAACGTAACGGAATCTACATCATCGATTTACAAAAAACGGTGAAAAAGGTTGAAGAAGCTTATAACTTCGTTAAAGAGCTTGGAGCTAATGGTGGTACAATGCTTTTTGTTGGTACGAAAAAGCAAGCTCAAGATTCTGTTAAAGAAGAAGCTGAGCGTTCAGGTATGTACTTTGTTAACCAACGTTGGTTAGGTGGTACACTAACAAACTTTGAAACAATCCAAAAGCGTATTAAGCGCCTTCGTGATATCGAAAAGATGCAAGAAGATGGAACTTTCGAAGTTCTTCCTAAGAAGGAAGTTATTAACTTAAAGAAAGAATTAGATCGTCTTGAGAAGTTCTTAGGCGGTATTAAAGATATGAAGCAACTTCCAGATGCTTTATTCATCATTGACCCTCGTAAAGAACGTATTGCAGTTGCTGAAGCACATAAATTAAACATCCCAATCGTAGGTATCGTTGATACTAACTGTGATCCAGATGAAATTGATTATGTTATCCCTGCAAATGACGATGCAATTCGTGCTGTAAAACTTTTAACTGCAAAAATTGCTGATGCAATTCTTGAAGCTAAACAAGGTGAAGAAACAGCACCAACTACTGCATAA
- a CDS encoding FliA/WhiG family RNA polymerase sigma factor: MTHVSSNDDQIYWQKWIECRDSQAADSLMRIYLPLVNYHVQRIAVGLPKSVNKDDLTSLGMLGLYDALEKFDPTRDLKFDTYASFRVRGAIIDGLRKEDWLPRSSREKAKKIDSVIEKLEQKYMRTVTPKDIAEELGLTEDEVQQSVTEGFFANVLSIDDGPKDMEDSQESAKFTIKDEKTLTPEDKLLKDELVEQLALVIEQLNENEQLVVSLFYKEELTLTEIGQVMGLSTSRISQIHSKALFKMKKLLDTIYD; this comes from the coding sequence GTGACTCACGTTTCCTCAAACGATGATCAGATTTATTGGCAAAAGTGGATTGAATGTCGAGATAGTCAAGCGGCAGATTCCCTAATGAGAATTTATTTACCTTTGGTCAATTATCATGTTCAGCGTATTGCAGTGGGACTTCCTAAGAGCGTTAATAAAGATGATTTAACAAGCCTTGGAATGTTAGGCTTATATGATGCGCTAGAAAAATTTGATCCGACAAGAGACCTGAAATTTGATACATATGCCTCCTTTCGGGTAAGAGGAGCTATTATAGACGGTTTACGAAAAGAAGATTGGCTTCCAAGAAGTTCTAGGGAAAAGGCAAAGAAAATTGATAGTGTTATTGAGAAGCTTGAACAAAAGTATATGAGAACAGTAACACCCAAAGATATTGCCGAAGAATTGGGCTTAACTGAAGATGAAGTACAGCAATCTGTTACGGAAGGTTTTTTTGCAAATGTTTTATCCATCGATGATGGTCCTAAGGATATGGAAGATTCTCAAGAGTCCGCGAAGTTCACGATTAAGGATGAGAAGACATTAACCCCTGAAGACAAACTTCTAAAAGATGAACTGGTTGAACAATTAGCACTTGTAATAGAACAGTTAAATGAAAATGAACAATTAGTCGTAAGCTTATTTTATAAAGAGGAATTAACGCTAACAGAAATTGGCCAAGTCATGGGACTCTCTACATCAAGGATTTCTCAAATACATTCTAAGGCATTATTTAAGATGAAAAAGCTTTTGGACACAATTTACGATTAA
- a CDS encoding chemotaxis protein CheD: MMDNNQLSSVIKVGIAEMNIVEPPNTIRTSGLGSCVGVVLYDSIQDIAGMVHVMLPDSSLAKSGTMNIAKYADTAIEALVDLIVKAGGKQHLLKAKIAGGAQMFQFTSGSEMMRIGPRNVEAVKEELKRLNIKLLAEDVGGNSGRTIEFNPKNKELMIRTVNQGVVIL; the protein is encoded by the coding sequence ATGATGGACAATAATCAACTCTCTTCAGTTATTAAAGTAGGTATTGCTGAAATGAATATAGTAGAGCCACCAAACACTATTCGCACATCAGGGCTTGGCTCATGTGTGGGTGTGGTTCTATATGACTCCATTCAAGATATCGCTGGCATGGTCCACGTCATGCTACCAGATTCCAGCTTAGCTAAATCAGGAACCATGAACATTGCTAAGTATGCGGATACTGCCATTGAGGCACTTGTTGACCTAATCGTAAAAGCAGGCGGAAAACAGCACCTACTTAAGGCTAAAATAGCGGGTGGGGCCCAGATGTTTCAGTTTACCTCTGGAAGTGAAATGATGAGAATAGGACCTAGAAATGTAGAAGCGGTGAAGGAAGAGCTAAAGCGATTAAATATAAAGCTATTAGCTGAAGATGTTGGTGGAAATAGTGGACGAACGATTGAATTTAACCCCAAAAATAAGGAATTAATGATCCGAACCGTAAACCAAGGAGTTGTGATTTTATAA
- a CDS encoding chemotaxis protein CheC: MSFLKNFNATHLDILKEVGNIGAGHAATALSKLLNKKIDMKVPDVKVVSFNEMMDLVGGTDSVVASVFLRVEGDVPGSMFYILSIEQASRFVQQLTNDPTFSLENPPYPEIALSALQELGNILSGSYLSSFSDFTNLNMYPSVPAISIDMVGAIISFGLMELSTVGDYAILINTALHEEDQSVLDSVKGHFFFLPDPESFSIIFRALGVTDDGQ, translated from the coding sequence ATGTCATTTTTAAAAAATTTCAATGCAACCCATCTTGATATCTTAAAAGAAGTAGGTAATATCGGTGCAGGACATGCTGCGACGGCATTGTCTAAATTACTCAATAAAAAGATCGACATGAAGGTCCCAGATGTAAAGGTAGTTTCATTTAATGAAATGATGGATTTGGTTGGAGGAACGGATAGCGTTGTGGCAAGTGTCTTTCTAAGGGTTGAGGGGGATGTACCTGGAAGCATGTTTTACATTTTATCGATTGAACAGGCATCTCGGTTTGTACAACAATTAACCAATGATCCTACTTTTTCTTTAGAAAACCCACCTTATCCAGAGATTGCTCTCTCAGCGTTGCAGGAATTAGGAAATATTCTTTCCGGTTCTTATCTGTCTTCATTTTCTGATTTTACAAATCTGAATATGTATCCTTCAGTGCCTGCAATTAGTATCGATATGGTAGGAGCAATTATAAGCTTTGGATTAATGGAATTATCAACAGTCGGTGATTACGCCATCTTAATAAATACCGCACTTCATGAGGAAGACCAGTCTGTTCTTGATAGTGTTAAAGGACACTTTTTCTTTCTACCGGATCCCGAATCATTTTCTATCATCTTCAGAGCTCTAGGTGTAACAGATGATGGACAATAA
- a CDS encoding chemotaxis protein CheW, which produces MSEELFSNDIKVIVFQLADEEYGVPVQQVRSIEKVQHITRVPKTVKFVKGVINLRGLVTPVIDLRTRFNLEEQVYSDSTRIIIVSVEDIEVGLIVDAANDVIDIPVDAIEPPPEVVGAVEANYLKGVAKIEKRLLILLKLDAILNPSELKEIQG; this is translated from the coding sequence ATGTCAGAAGAATTATTCTCAAATGATATAAAAGTGATTGTTTTTCAATTAGCAGATGAAGAGTATGGAGTACCTGTACAGCAGGTACGTTCCATCGAGAAGGTACAGCATATAACTCGAGTACCTAAAACAGTGAAATTTGTAAAAGGAGTTATTAACCTCCGTGGGTTAGTGACTCCTGTTATCGACTTAAGAACGCGTTTTAACTTGGAAGAACAAGTTTATTCCGACAGTACTAGAATTATCATTGTATCTGTTGAAGATATAGAGGTAGGTCTAATTGTCGATGCTGCAAATGATGTGATTGATATTCCTGTTGATGCTATTGAGCCTCCTCCTGAGGTTGTTGGAGCAGTTGAAGCGAACTATCTGAAGGGCGTAGCTAAAATAGAGAAGCGTCTCTTAATTCTATTAAAGTTAGATGCCATCTTGAATCCTAGTGAATTAAAAGAAATACAAGGCTAA
- a CDS encoding chemotaxis protein CheA, with product MEMSQYLEVFIEESKEHLQAVNDHLLVLEKNPSDMTIVNEIFRSAHTLKGMSATMGYEDLASLTHQMENVLDGIRNNKIKVTAELLDVVFQSVDDLEAMVFSIAAGGDGKRDVREVVAKLVAIENGEKFEPMISTNVPVQDHQQKQEQTLNQNYDQFELTVLQQSREQGFEGYEVTVSLRKDCLLKAARVFMVFEILEKIGEVIKSNPSVELLEDEKFEESFTVTIVSKESPSDIQSKVSKVSEVETVLVQLIESSSVQHNETPSETEETIQVQDPSPDVEDVPEEKKSQQKAAANVSNKTIRVNIERLDILMNLFEELVIDRGRLEQISNELNNSELHETVERMSRISGDLQNIILNMRMVPVETVFNRFPRMVRQLARDLGKKIELVVVGAETELDRTVIDEIGDPLVHLLRNAIDHGVEMPEVRRKNGKNEEGTVVLKAYHSGNHVFIEIEDDGGGISREKVLKKAISKGVVSEQNAQVMSDKQVFELIMSSGFSTADTISDISGRGVGLDVVKNTIESLGGSISIDSVEGKGTTFSIQLPLTLSIISVMLVELEKEKFAIPISSIIETAIVKKSDILNAHNQKVIDFRGKVVPLVFLKDVFEVVESEKLDEFLSVVIVRKGDKMAGLVVDSFIGQQEVVLKSLGNYLTSVFAISGATILGDGQVALIVDCNALIK from the coding sequence ATGGAAATGAGCCAATATCTTGAAGTGTTTATTGAAGAAAGTAAAGAACATCTTCAAGCAGTAAATGACCATCTATTAGTGTTAGAAAAAAATCCTAGTGATATGACAATAGTCAACGAAATTTTTAGATCAGCTCATACCTTAAAAGGGATGTCTGCAACAATGGGCTATGAGGATTTGGCTAGTCTAACACACCAAATGGAAAATGTCTTAGACGGAATTCGAAATAATAAAATAAAGGTGACTGCGGAACTCCTTGATGTAGTATTTCAATCTGTAGATGATCTTGAAGCAATGGTTTTTTCAATTGCAGCTGGTGGAGATGGGAAGCGAGATGTTCGAGAAGTCGTAGCTAAGCTAGTAGCAATCGAAAATGGTGAAAAGTTTGAGCCAATGATTTCAACCAATGTTCCTGTTCAAGACCATCAGCAAAAACAAGAACAAACTCTAAATCAGAATTATGATCAATTCGAACTTACTGTTTTACAACAGTCTAGAGAACAAGGATTTGAAGGGTATGAAGTAACCGTCTCTCTTCGTAAAGATTGCCTCCTTAAGGCTGCTCGCGTATTTATGGTGTTTGAAATACTAGAAAAAATAGGAGAAGTCATAAAATCTAACCCAAGTGTTGAATTATTAGAAGATGAAAAGTTTGAGGAATCCTTTACTGTTACAATCGTCTCTAAAGAATCCCCTTCTGATATTCAAAGTAAGGTTTCAAAGGTTTCAGAAGTTGAAACTGTCTTAGTTCAATTAATTGAATCATCCTCTGTACAGCACAATGAAACACCTTCCGAAACTGAAGAAACAATTCAAGTTCAGGATCCATCCCCAGATGTAGAAGATGTGCCAGAAGAGAAGAAAAGTCAACAAAAAGCAGCTGCTAATGTTAGTAATAAAACAATCCGTGTAAATATTGAACGACTAGATATATTGATGAATTTATTTGAAGAATTAGTAATTGACCGAGGACGCTTAGAACAAATATCGAATGAATTAAATAACTCGGAGTTACATGAGACAGTTGAGAGAATGTCTAGGATTTCTGGAGATTTACAAAACATCATTTTAAATATGAGAATGGTTCCAGTTGAAACAGTATTTAATCGTTTCCCGAGAATGGTTCGTCAATTAGCAAGAGATTTAGGAAAGAAAATTGAGCTAGTAGTGGTTGGTGCTGAAACCGAATTAGATCGTACGGTAATAGATGAAATTGGCGATCCTTTAGTTCATCTATTAAGAAATGCTATCGACCATGGTGTCGAAATGCCAGAAGTTAGAAGAAAAAATGGTAAAAATGAAGAAGGAACCGTTGTTCTGAAGGCTTATCATAGTGGAAATCATGTCTTTATTGAAATAGAGGATGATGGTGGGGGTATAAGCCGCGAGAAAGTTCTTAAGAAGGCAATTAGCAAGGGTGTTGTATCTGAACAAAACGCACAAGTGATGTCTGATAAGCAAGTGTTTGAATTAATTATGTCTTCAGGTTTTTCTACTGCAGATACTATTTCAGATATATCTGGTCGTGGAGTAGGACTAGATGTTGTTAAAAATACAATTGAATCATTAGGTGGTTCTATCTCTATAGATTCAGTTGAGGGCAAGGGGACAACATTCTCCATACAGCTTCCACTGACTCTCTCCATTATTTCTGTAATGCTTGTTGAACTTGAAAAGGAAAAGTTCGCAATTCCTATTTCTTCTATAATAGAAACGGCGATTGTTAAGAAATCTGATATCCTTAATGCTCATAATCAAAAAGTAATCGATTTTAGAGGTAAAGTTGTACCATTAGTATTCCTTAAAGATGTCTTTGAGGTTGTTGAAAGTGAAAAATTAGATGAGTTCCTATCCGTTGTCATCGTTAGAAAAGGTGATAAGATGGCTGGACTTGTAGTAGATTCATTTATCGGTCAACAAGAGGTTGTACTAAAATCACTTGGTAACTATTTAACTTCTGTCTTCGCTATTTCAGGTGCAACGATATTAGGAGATGGACAAGTAGCATTAATTGTTGATTGTAATGCCTTAATTAAATAA
- a CDS encoding chemotaxis-specific protein-glutamate methyltransferase CheB has product MGKIRVLIVDDSAFMRKMISSFLEEDHRFEIVAVARNGKDAVEKVKELKPDVVTLDVEMPILNGIDALKEIMRVEPVPVVMLSSTTKEGAENTIIAMQYGAVDFIAKPSGAISLDIDKVKDEIIQKVYHASKVKKLNLRFDSQIVKSPITNVDNCSKIEKSVTISQGFSLSKKIICIGTSTGGPRALQQVLTRIPRDVDAPIVVVQHMPPGFTKSLADRLDSISEIHVKEAQDGEVLKRGVAYIAPGGFHLKVVKVGTSLAVKLDNITVPRNGHRPAVDVLFESVNELLDVAKIAVIMTGMGSDGTEGLKKLKQSGEVRSIAESEETSVVFGMPKTAIASNKIDVVARLEKIAEEIMKMMSK; this is encoded by the coding sequence GTGGGAAAAATACGAGTGCTAATTGTAGATGACTCTGCATTTATGAGAAAAATGATTTCAAGCTTTCTTGAAGAAGATCATAGGTTTGAAATTGTAGCTGTTGCAAGAAATGGTAAGGATGCCGTTGAAAAAGTAAAGGAACTAAAGCCTGATGTTGTAACTTTGGATGTAGAAATGCCCATACTCAACGGGATAGATGCACTTAAAGAAATTATGAGAGTAGAACCTGTGCCTGTTGTCATGCTCTCTAGTACAACTAAAGAAGGTGCAGAAAACACGATAATTGCTATGCAGTATGGGGCAGTTGATTTCATTGCTAAGCCCTCTGGAGCAATCTCTCTTGATATAGACAAGGTAAAGGATGAAATTATTCAAAAAGTCTATCATGCCTCTAAGGTAAAGAAATTAAATTTACGGTTTGATAGCCAGATTGTTAAATCACCTATAACAAATGTCGATAATTGTAGTAAGATAGAAAAAAGTGTCACAATATCACAGGGCTTTTCTTTATCTAAAAAAATAATCTGCATCGGTACATCTACAGGTGGTCCAAGAGCACTTCAACAAGTATTAACGAGAATACCGAGAGACGTTGATGCTCCAATTGTTGTTGTTCAACACATGCCACCTGGCTTTACAAAGTCCTTAGCAGATAGATTAGATTCAATCAGTGAAATACATGTAAAAGAAGCGCAGGATGGTGAAGTGTTAAAAAGAGGAGTGGCTTATATTGCTCCTGGTGGCTTTCATCTTAAAGTTGTGAAAGTCGGAACCTCACTAGCAGTAAAATTAGATAATATCACTGTACCTCGAAACGGTCACCGGCCTGCCGTAGATGTCTTATTTGAATCGGTAAATGAACTCCTAGATGTAGCCAAAATAGCTGTCATTATGACAGGAATGGGATCGGATGGCACAGAGGGATTAAAGAAACTAAAACAATCTGGTGAGGTAAGGAGTATTGCTGAATCAGAGGAAACATCGGTCGTATTCGGAATGCCAAAGACAGCTATTGCTTCTAATAAAATAGATGTAGTCGCTAGACTTGAGAAGATAGCAGAAGAAATTATGAAGATGATGAGTAAGTAA
- a CDS encoding MinD/ParA family protein, translating into MRDQAESLRLRLLKMQGRKEAKVMAIVSGKGGVGKSNFSLNFAINLTRKGHNVLLLDMDIGMGNIDILLGQSSKVSFIDIFQPNMSIQDIIKHGPKGLSYISGGTGLTNLFKLDDEKLNYLLNLLERLSLQYDYILFDMGAGITEETLQFLLSVHEIILITTPEPTSMTDAYSMLKFISSRDSDADFYLVVNRAQSTEDGTNTLKRLSHVIKQFLQKEVTILGYLPDDRMVNKAVSRQIPFSIFDPKSKVSTALAALTERYLLGKKEEFEKEKPPSFITRLRHYFSER; encoded by the coding sequence ATGAGAGATCAAGCCGAAAGCTTACGTTTACGACTATTAAAAATGCAAGGTCGCAAAGAAGCAAAGGTAATGGCCATTGTTAGTGGAAAGGGCGGGGTAGGTAAATCCAATTTTTCTCTGAATTTTGCCATCAATCTAACCAGAAAAGGGCATAATGTCTTGCTTCTAGATATGGATATTGGGATGGGTAACATAGACATCCTGCTGGGGCAATCTTCAAAAGTTAGCTTTATTGATATATTCCAACCAAATATGTCGATCCAGGATATTATCAAACATGGTCCTAAAGGGCTCTCTTATATATCGGGTGGAACAGGACTGACAAATCTATTTAAATTAGACGATGAAAAACTTAACTATTTATTAAATTTATTAGAGCGACTTTCCCTGCAGTATGATTATATTTTATTCGATATGGGAGCGGGGATCACGGAAGAAACCTTACAATTCCTTCTGTCAGTTCATGAAATTATCTTAATTACTACTCCAGAACCAACTTCAATGACTGATGCTTACTCTATGCTGAAATTTATCAGTAGCAGAGATAGCGATGCAGATTTTTATTTAGTAGTAAACAGAGCACAAAGCACAGAAGATGGAACTAATACTTTAAAAAGGTTAAGTCATGTAATCAAGCAATTCCTTCAGAAGGAAGTTACTATACTTGGTTATTTACCAGATGATCGAATGGTGAATAAGGCAGTAAGTAGACAAATTCCATTCTCAATATTTGATCCGAAATCAAAAGTTAGTACCGCACTAGCAGCCTTAACAGAACGATATTTACTCGGCAAAAAAGAAGAGTTCGAAAAAGAAAAGCCTCCTTCATTTATAACAAGACTTCGTCATTACTTCTCAGAAAGGTAG
- the flhF gene encoding flagellar biosynthesis protein FlhF — translation MKVKKYIAPSMPEAMKKIRAELGKDAVILNSKVVYTGGLFGFFTKKNIEVIAAIDPSPFTNEPIQKEKQQPRPIEQPLKVKPEVNDQLPTKKNQPLAGSERALKEELDELKMLIKDMSNQPTTTSGSYPVALQKYERQLRDQEVDDTLITTFMQKLVEQWYKHDANVADQEISKWLRKSITNFVEQFDHGGISFKKQFINVIGPTGVGKTTTLAKIAANCVIKHEKKVAFITTDTYRIAAIEQLKTYAKILNVPIEVCYNIEDFIKAKEHFSSYDLVFIDTAGRNFRNQQYVNELREVIDFSEEMETFLVLSLTSKIKDMHEIYKQFSTINIEKLIFTKKDETSQYGAILNLMSTYKKGVAYITVGQNVPDDILEASPNTIVDTILGEIRE, via the coding sequence ATGAAGGTAAAAAAATATATAGCTCCATCAATGCCAGAGGCTATGAAAAAAATTAGAGCAGAATTAGGTAAGGATGCTGTTATTCTGAATTCAAAAGTCGTCTATACGGGTGGCTTGTTTGGATTTTTCACTAAAAAGAATATTGAGGTTATTGCAGCAATTGACCCTTCTCCATTTACAAATGAGCCGATTCAAAAGGAAAAGCAGCAACCACGGCCGATCGAGCAACCTCTAAAAGTTAAGCCAGAGGTCAATGATCAACTACCTACAAAAAAGAATCAACCTTTAGCCGGTTCAGAGCGTGCCTTAAAAGAAGAGCTGGATGAACTTAAAATGTTAATTAAAGATATGTCGAATCAACCAACCACAACATCGGGCTCCTATCCTGTTGCCTTGCAAAAGTATGAAAGGCAGCTGAGGGACCAAGAGGTAGATGATACACTGATCACTACCTTTATGCAAAAGCTGGTAGAACAATGGTACAAGCATGATGCTAATGTAGCAGATCAAGAAATAAGCAAGTGGTTACGAAAATCTATTACAAACTTTGTTGAACAATTTGATCACGGTGGCATTTCATTTAAGAAGCAATTTATTAATGTAATTGGTCCAACTGGGGTTGGCAAAACGACTACATTGGCCAAAATCGCAGCAAACTGTGTCATTAAGCATGAAAAGAAGGTTGCTTTTATTACTACAGACACATATCGAATCGCTGCCATTGAACAGTTAAAAACGTATGCTAAAATCTTAAACGTGCCGATTGAGGTTTGCTACAATATTGAAGATTTTATTAAAGCCAAAGAACACTTTTCCTCTTATGATCTAGTATTTATTGATACAGCCGGTCGAAATTTTAGAAACCAACAATACGTGAATGAGTTACGAGAAGTGATTGATTTCTCAGAAGAAATGGAAACCTTCTTGGTTCTTTCCTTAACTTCAAAAATTAAGGATATGCATGAGATATATAAACAGTTTTCGACAATTAATATAGAGAAGTTAATATTCACAAAGAAAGATGAAACGTCTCAATACGGCGCAATACTGAATTTAATGTCAACTTATAAAAAAGGTGTAGCTTACATAACAGTTGGACAAAATGTGCCCGATGATATTTTAGAAGCATCACCTAATACGATAGTGGATACAATTCTCGGAGAGATAAGAGAATGA